One genomic window of Leptospira paudalimensis includes the following:
- a CDS encoding cbb3-type cytochrome c oxidase subunit I: MRFQSQKVAYWFFATCMLLLSLQIVYGFIMGFARIGFDGLHDYIPFNTARATHTNLLVVWLLTGFMGAAYYIIPEESDRELYSVKLAYIQLISWVIVGVVAIIGFHFNWWEGRKFLEIPRPLDYLVVVNVLTFLFNIAMTIWEAKKRSTTQLVLFFGLLCAALLYLPGMIYFDNQTLDSYFRWWVVHLWVEGVWELIMGGILAFLLIKLTGVDREVIEKWLYVVVGLTFLSGILGTGHHYYWIGTPKYWLMVGGIFSALEPLAFLGMAIWALNMYRKKGKDHPNKIALYWTLGSAMMSFIGAGFLGFAHTWPSVNQWTHGTLITAMHGHLAFWGAYAMLVLAVISYAMPNMTGRKLFTGMSGYLAFWASNIGMVGMTGALAVAGITQVYLERKLGMDFLVVQKEIVFHFIGMLLAATLFTIGITYFIVDFIRHGLPSNEAVGKNVGDID, translated from the coding sequence ATGAGATTCCAATCACAAAAGGTCGCATATTGGTTTTTTGCAACTTGTATGTTACTCTTATCTTTACAAATCGTTTATGGTTTTATCATGGGTTTTGCTCGTATTGGTTTTGATGGATTACATGATTATATTCCATTTAACACAGCACGTGCGACACATACAAATTTATTAGTTGTTTGGTTATTAACAGGATTTATGGGTGCTGCTTATTACATCATCCCTGAAGAATCTGATCGAGAATTGTACAGTGTCAAACTCGCATACATCCAACTGATTTCTTGGGTTATTGTGGGTGTTGTTGCCATCATTGGATTCCACTTTAATTGGTGGGAAGGTAGAAAGTTTTTAGAGATTCCAAGGCCACTTGATTACCTTGTCGTTGTCAACGTTTTAACCTTTTTATTCAATATTGCTATGACCATTTGGGAGGCCAAAAAAAGGAGTACAACACAACTTGTATTATTCTTTGGTCTGTTATGTGCTGCCTTACTGTATCTCCCAGGTATGATTTATTTCGATAACCAAACCTTGGATTCTTACTTTCGATGGTGGGTTGTTCACCTTTGGGTAGAGGGAGTTTGGGAACTCATCATGGGTGGTATCCTGGCTTTTTTACTCATCAAACTTACAGGTGTGGACAGGGAAGTCATTGAAAAATGGTTGTATGTTGTTGTTGGTCTCACGTTTCTTTCTGGAATTTTAGGAACAGGGCACCACTACTACTGGATCGGTACTCCTAAGTATTGGCTTATGGTCGGTGGAATTTTTTCTGCCTTAGAACCACTTGCGTTCCTCGGAATGGCAATCTGGGCTCTCAATATGTATCGCAAAAAAGGAAAAGACCATCCAAACAAAATTGCACTCTATTGGACACTTGGAAGTGCGATGATGTCTTTCATTGGTGCTGGTTTTCTAGGTTTTGCACACACTTGGCCATCGGTTAACCAATGGACACATGGAACTCTCATCACAGCTATGCACGGTCACCTTGCATTCTGGGGAGCCTACGCCATGTTAGTGTTAGCTGTCATTTCGTATGCAATGCCAAACATGACAGGTCGTAAACTTTTCACCGGTATGTCTGGATATCTAGCATTCTGGGCATCCAATATTGGAATGGTTGGTATGACTGGAGCGTTGGCAGTGGCAGGGATCACTCAGGTGTATCTGGAACGTAAATTGGGAATGGACTTTCTTGTGGTTCAAAAAGAAATCGTGTTCCATTTTATCGGAATGCTACTTGCAGCTACATTATTTACAATTGGAATCACATATTTCATAGTTGATTTCATTCGACATGGTCTTCCTTCCAATGAAGCGGTTGGTAAAAATGTAGGTGATATAGATTAA